The Danio aesculapii chromosome 11, fDanAes4.1, whole genome shotgun sequence region ACTTGATGTCCTAAACTCTCTGTTTTAGTTGAGATTATGAAAAATGCACACACAGTCTAAATGGGTGCTCCGCCAAAcaacaaaaagtgcaaaaatgtatTCAAGGTGACAACAccaattaatgaaattaaaaaggATAACACAAAGCATGTAATGTTTCAAGCACACCGACTCTTCATCAGACACTATTCAGCACATGTTGCTTTTTATACACTTCTGGATCACATGATCTCATACATGATCTCACAACAAAAAAACCCTGAAGAATACACATTAATACCATTCAAAacgaaaatacaaaaacaaatcctaataatacatttcaaatgaagaaaaacaacaaTAGAACAAAGAAACGCAACAAGTCGAGATTGTCAAACATCgggaaaaatgcacatttcaaagcacttcacaggacctttaagtcACCTTAAATTAATGCATACAAATGTAACAATGATTCAGAACCAGACAAACTAAACTACAGCTATGAAAACTTATTCTGGCCAACAACTACCCATTTTGGCAAAATTGTGCAGTGTGAGGTTTGAATCTGAAACCGATAATACCAGAATAATAGATTAGATTGAAAAATTCACGTTTCTgaagtctcaaaaaaaaaacagctgatatTAGTTATATTATGTTGCTCAGAGAGGATGGCAGTGAACAGTATGTACACAAACTAATGATTTCACTCGTCATGCACAGGCTCTCTGGAAATCCTCCATTCTATGATGAAGCAGATGATGATGACTATGAAAACCATGACAAAAACCTCTTCCGGAAGATTCTAGCTGGAGACTATGAGTTTGACTCACCATACTGGGATGAAATCTCAGACTCTGGTAATTCTACTGAAGAAAACTTCTTATATAAACCTTAAATGTGAAAATTGGGTTTACGGAGTTTCTTCTATTTTGTTTGGTCTCCAGCTAAAAACTTAGTGTCACGTCTTATGGAGGTGGACCAGGACCAGAGACTGACTGCACAAGAAGCCATTAACCATGAATGGTACTTGTATAACCATTGTACTTAACACATATTGTGACTAATGTTCAAATGTTTTGTGTCAGAGGATTTCTGTGTTTgctgaggctgcatttatttgattgcaATACAGAACAAAACCGTAATAACGTTAAAGATTATTGCAATTTGAAAATAACCATTTAATGTGTTTAACCTATTTTAATATACTAATGTAATTCATTCCTGTGATGTAAAACCAaactttcagcatcattacttcagtcttcataGTCTTAtaactagggatgctctgattgGCCAAAGATCAGTATCggccaataatcacatttaatgactctaTCGATACTTGCCAATCTGGTcgatctcatgaaccaatcgcaagggtttgtttatgagtttacaagcagaggaagatgcaggTGTGCTCccgtatattatattattgaagTCACAGcaggttataatatatatatatatatatctcaaataagcgctccaaactttttcttgattgagacatgttgaattgtTTATCATTTGCAGTCTTTCCAGATTGCATTGCattgtcatttttcttaccaatataagggactacgccgaaataAAATTAGTGAATGACTTATttcctgtaaagctgcttctggccatgacatgttctgatctaaatggttataagacATGTGTTTAgggtattatatgcagcatccttaattctTATTCTGAGGTAAGGCAGgatcttctcttaaggtttaCACTTATAGGGAaattgtgctttatgcattataaagcgtgaagcattagaatcggtactctgtattggctgcaaaaatcctgattggaaCATCCCTACTTATAACCCTTGAGAATTCATTGTAATATGCCGATATggtgttaaaaacattttttatattataagtgTTAAACAGTTGTGCTGATGAACACTTTTGTGGAAAccatttttccactttttttttttgagtaaactttttttttttaaaagttaaatttaagcttttttaCTGATCAAAAGATAGCAGTTGTTGGTAATTAAGTTCtcgttgtttttatttttttctattactgACCCCACATTTTTGAAAGATTGTTTATATCTGAAAGAAGTCTTTTAACAAGCTTATTGTGCTGTTAAAGGATATCTGGAAATGCTGCATCAGACAAGAACATCAAGGAAAACGTGTGCGCTCAAATTGAGAAGAATTTCGCCAAAGCAAAGTGGAAGGTATGTTCTAGAACAGGGGAATCcgaactcagtcctggagggccggtgtcctggagagttcagcgccaaccctaatcaaacacacctgaagcagctaatcaagctcttactaaatATATAAGGAActttctggcaggtgtgttgaagcaagttagagctaaacacAGCAGGAcagcagccctccaggactgagtttggacacccgttCTAGTAGTAGTTCTCTCTTCGCAGCACTATTGTGTTAATGTACTGGATATGTCCAAGTTAAATCTGCTTCTCACCTCTCCACAGAAAGCAGTGCGGGTCACGACCATGATGAAACGTCTCCGGGCACCAGAGCATcagacagcagcagcagcaccagCAGCAGAAGCTGCCGCAGCATCTCCCAGTGATGCCAATCCTGCAGCAGGAGCTCAGGAAACCCCTCAGGCTGCATCAGAGGCCTCCACAGCCCCGTCCAGTACTGCTGAAAGCCTCTCGGCAAGCATAGAAGCCCCTGCCGTGGAAGCTGCCAATGCAGAAGCATCGAGCGCAGTCGTTCAGCCGCCAGCTGAACCTGTTGTCCACATCCCAGAGCCCGAACAGCCCGTTCCCACGTCACGATGCAACGGAGAGGCTTCAGCTTTGGACACAGTGGAGGAACAGAGCGGCTAATCTTGCTAATTCTCCCACCCTGGGTTAGACCCGCACACACATTGTACATAAGCAGCAAGCATGCTAATACTGATGATTCTGCAGCACATAGCATTAATCTGACCACACTCTCTCACGAGCCGACAATTTCCCAGCATACATCTGTTTTCTATTGAATCAAAGCTGTGTGAAGCGAAGGCTCCAGCCACTTTatgtaaaagaagaaaaaaagctgttttctGCTTACATTAAGCCAAGATTGGAAACTCTAGCACTGATCTGCTACATGTTTTAGGGTAGATTTATCATTTTATAaagttactgtttattttatttgcatcgCAGCTCGAGGACACAGAAACACAGCTTCATGCGAAATGTAAAGTTTCTGTAAATAGCTTCTTAACTTCTGGAGATTAGACGTAGCCAAGAACagcatgctttttcagatctgcTGTTTACGACACATGTCCGGCTTCAGCTTTACTTTTCATTATCAAACACATGCTCATGAAATGTCAGGATTTACGTGCACAGCGCTTCTGCAGCAACTAAAGCGGCTCAATTCATCTCGTGATGGTGTTTCAGTGGTTGAGACATGTGGCCCAATAAACGGAGCAGAGCAGGTAACGTTAATACTGTAGATCTGCTTGGTAGCTAGCCACATGGACAGTGGAAAACGTATCTGTTCTTATAATGTAATATAGACTCATTTACATACATTGTACATGCTTTAATAAGATACATGTcccttttaaaaatacacaactaCACTATTTTGAACAGGATTTCACGAGGCTTTATTGCACATGCCTTGTGTTAGGTTAAATATACTCTTAATCATCATAAAACTACTTAAATTTGAATACTTCCCTTTACTAAACTGATGAAATTCAAGTattattgcattaaataaatagtctttactcttgaaaataaaacatattatatatttactgtttaaGTTGAACACAGATCTTTTTTGAATTGCAAATGCTTGACaggaattatatatacacattcatatttattaatatagcGCTTTATATAATACAGATTGTATCAAAGTAATttcattgttaatattttttttctttaggaaATGTAAACTGGGTCAGATTAAAACATCTCCATGATGTAAAGTGCTGCAGGAAAgacttttcttttttggattttGGTTCCATTGTCATGAAGTTTCAATAGGTTTTTGATTGCCTGAAATAAAGTCTGTGGTTTATCAAATAATTCTGCTTCTACATAAAATACATCTGTTAAGTGTTTACTGATCTTTAAAAAGGTGGTCAACAAGTGGCTGCATCTTACAAACAAGAGTGTATATGCAGTACAGTTAAAAACAAAGTTATTAGTCCTTCtgtgatttaatgtttttttaattccaagccattttttaactatttttaataactaatttctaataactattttttgttttcaccattacagtacatgatatttttcaagatactagtattcagcttaaagtgcaatttaaaagcttaactaagataattaggcaagttcggttaattagacaaatcattagacaataatggtttgttctgtgatcaacatatttaaaaatattgttatttccagccaaactaaaaaaagAGAGTTTCCAGAAGAATATTTTCATAAGAAACCCAGTGATAAATGTTCTTCTTCTGTTacacatcacttgggaaatatgtgaataataataaaaaactcacaGGAGGGATAATATGTTTATCTTACCTTTTTTAATCTTCATCTCTCTGTAGAAATTATAGCACCCGTTGTACAATAGCTGAAACAACCACTTTACCCTAATCAATTAAACAGTTCACAGCACCGGCTGACATCGCAAGTCATCAAAGCAAACAGAAAAACATCATTTTACAGCTCCACAGTGCTTATGATCACACTATAGTGAAAAGTACACAGTAAAGTGATTtaccttaaaaaagtgagtaaacccattgcctcgAAGATGACAAGTTAACTTCAATTCATGTTCCTCTAGCGctcttacaatgtagattgtgtcaaagcagcttaacatagaagctcTGGTAATTTGAAACCGTGTGAGTCCAGTTTCaagagctgaagttcagtttaattcacttcagtgtggtttaattaccACTAAattccaaacactgaagggcaaatccatcaatgcacagctccacaagtgccaaaccaagcaagccaatggcaacagtggtgaggaacaaacttcaccaaaagacgaaagttaacttaataaaaacagagaaaacccgctgtaacttggaactgttaaattcattcattcattttccttcagcttagccccttatttagCAGGGGTCGCCAGaacgaaatgaaccaccaactattgcagcatatgttttacgcagaggatgcctttccagctgcaacctagtactgggaaacatacactttCAGTCTGAACACAGCATAGATCATCTTTAGCTTACATTTTACGTTTGCTTGACTTTGACTGGtcgcagtttttttttattattatacttttttttaaggGAACCAAGATGATACTAACTTTGACCTACAAAAATCCTCCCTGCAGCACTCTGTATTGGAAATCTAGATTTGAGTTAGTGGACATGATTATGCTAATGAAGTCTAGACCCGTTAACCTGATCATAAACATGAACCATTTTAAATGAtagttatattttagtttttatttcagggacattTACATGTTTATATGTTTGGCCATTCATTTACACAACACCTGCTTCTTAGAGCCTACAAATAAAGCAGAATACAGCAGTTTTAGTTGTTCTTGTGCGTGAATGGGGATTATTTTgtcatctgtaaacatttttttttttttaaaccttataCTGTAAACAAACCCTCATTTTAAACGATGAGGGATTGCAAGATTTCACAATTTTATAGAGATTTTCCTCATGAAACATTCATGCTTCACTAGACACATCTGTAACTCATGACGCCAGTATTTACTCATTTCATAGATGATGCGTTTTTAAATTGGACAATAATTTTGTGCTGTCAGAAGTTTTCAGTACACAAAGATGTTTTAGCACAGAAACGGCAGGTGATGTAGGATTACAAGAGCATATTTATTGAAAGCAAATGAAACGGTCGACCTCTTAATATGAGCAATAGTCTACAACTGCGATACTGTGATGCTAACGTCAATGTCGGTGTCCGTCTGAGCGCTCAATTTCTGATTGGCGTGTCCTACGTTAAAGTTGACAATAGTAATGTGATCCAGGTCAAAACTTAAGCAGGACAGATGAAGCCAGTGCAACTATCGGACAATTATTTACAGCCTGTCACCAACAAGAGCAGTTTCCCCTCCAGTGGCCAACGATCTGTAATTGTTGTGCAGCGGCGACatactgtaattttccaaacatCATAGGAGTCAGTGGAGGTTTGCCTGAAGAAGGCCTTGATCTGCAATTACGCTGTCAGTGGTCTATTGATTTCAAGATGACACACCACAtggattgtgtatgtgtgtgtgtgtgttctgttacAGGTTTCTACTGTAGTCAGTTTAGATCTCACATGGtgtcagtcatttattttctcttttctatTATATTACCTTATGAAACCTATCCCATACCTTGATCTGTTCTATCTTTGAgatgttatttgtttttctgtcattgATTTCTTCCTAAAAGCTTAAACTGGTGagacctaaaataaaaaacgagTGGTAAATAATGTTTCATGTAGGTCTGAAAGTTTTTCTATAGCATTTGTGTATACTAAAACCGCAACTAGATACTGTGTTACACAACTCAAAGCAATTTTTTTGGAATAGTGCTTCACTATTGCCTTTGGTGTTCGATGTGTGTTGATTTCCACATTCTCTCTGATGTTTTTTCTCAGTGTGGTTGACTGTGAACCTGTGAATACACTGAGGACTGGCCTCTCTCCACTTTAACCTCTGTATTCTTCAACTGACTTTCATGCTTTCAGAATAAACACATCCTGAATGATTAAATATGACTGTTCTGAGTTATTTCTTATATGCTACATGGAGAATTCATagattattcattaaataatcaaattaggGATTCTGCAGGTTTCtataagtcaaatttaagacccctTTAAGACCAttctgaatgaaattttagacttatacagggttacACAGTGAGtgttttttctaatggcccagttccTTCAGTAAATAGTTTTTGcattaatggaagatcatgtaaagggatgtgttgctttagttttctttccctgcttAGGAAGATTGATtaggagaatttgctgtaaacatgtctaacagctgttgtgatttgtatctctttgcaatagaaacaaatatatatatatatacatttttaagatggattattcagggttcatacacatttttactactaaaattccatgacttttccagaactttcaagtacattttcatgacaaaGTTTTATGTAATGTCTATGtaaacatggtaaataataagaaaaacaatgacgttcaattttattacagcatatcggagagcacgcaacaatctattttgtttaaatttgtttttatatccatgtaaaactgatttagataatgcttacacagcactaataatctGAGAGCATGtatttggccaaggacagaaaagaagtaaagacaactaacctttattccagttagggctgcacaatatatggtttcagcatcgatattgcaatatgtgaatccgcaatagtcacatcgcagcatatgcaatgttgggattatagtttaatatagagtttaattaTAATGGAGttaaagtttatcatctgcatgcatttttaaagagacagttcaccccaaaattacttaccattttcattacattcttcacttgtttcaaacattcttcttttaaatgaacacaaaaagaatataattaaataactcctatagtattgaaacagGTGAAGtgggagtaaatggtgagtacattttaatctttgagtgagctgttcctttaaggcctgtgactgtgtgaatattttaatatttcagagtttcaaacatccggccacaagtaattttttgtaactttaataaagatgaaataatatacaatgaagactatgcagtgttgattattcaatatctgtacctgaatagtgattacctgaaaactagaattcacttttgtctttactatattttattcatctttgcttgtaatttatttgttatatattattcgagattcactcccctacaaaatcccccaatcaatcccaataaacctgttaaatcatctggggaaattgtattcacatcgcaatatatatcacagaaatacaaaatatcataatgtcagatttttccaatattgtgtagccctaattcAGGTATCCAGATATCTGGATCCTGGACTTTTCCAAAACTCTGTGGGTTTTTCAGTTTTTACAAAACTTTTCCAGgactggaaaatgccatgtcaaaattccatgacttttccagcttttccatgaccgtatgaaccctgattaTTGGTCATTGGGTAGCTTCACTTGGACATAGGGAAATTAAGACCTATTTAACATGATTAAACAACCCTAACCCTACAACAAAATATTTaagtcaatttaagactttaagagcTCGCAGACACCCTGTATTTTAAGTAGACAGTCACATTAACAGCCTGACCTTCTTTTTAGCATGGAGACACGTCCCTACCTGAAGTGTTTTGACTTTGACATTGTTCTTCTTTTCTGCAACAACCTTTATCAATCTTTGTCCTCTAGTAGCTGCCATCTGCTGGTGAAAAGAAAAAAGAGATGAAAGGAAATACAGAAGAAATACAGCTTGGTGGATTGCTATGTGGTACTGGGAAAGAAAGATGATGTGAATGGCAATGTTGTAATATGGAAACTTCCTTACATTTTCAAACTGGGGATGCTGGAGAGTCCGTGAAATGTTTATTGAAAAGTGCAGTAATAATAGAATTAGGCACAGACTTCATGAAGATATTAAACACTGTAACTGACATCCTGCAAAAACTTTTTGAAGCTCAGATTGGATTATTTATAAtacagacaattaaaaaaaaaggaatataaagataagaatatttttttaaaaaaaggtttgtggTTACAAGTTATTTAATCAccaatctgtaaaaaaaattatataatttttaaaaaattattttatttccctAATGGTTTAAGCCAACATTTCCATGACAGAGTGGGcttctgcttatttatttatttatttatttatttagaatccCCATTAGCCACTAACAAGGTATTCTTTCATGGGGTCCATCAAACCCAAAATTACATTAACCCATAACAACAAAGACcaaaacaaatcataaaaacCCCAAATTCATTCATAACACCCAGATCAACAAAACACTTAatattgtgcatttaaatatttcttcaacctcattttacttgttacaaagcaTGTAATGTCAGATGGTAATTCATGCCATGTTTTATTCCTCTATACATTACAGTCTGTTGCTTTGCATTAGTTTTTGAAACAGGAAGCAAAAAATGTCCTTTTGATGCATGCCTGGCTTTAAAATTATGACTAGCATTACTATACAAAAGTTGACAGTACAATACACTTGGAACTCTTGACAGACATATATCCTATGAAACACAGTAGAGAAACAATTACCCTATCCTTCACCAACAACCAATCTAAAGCTTGAtgcattttcataatattaactCTTCTATTGCAGAAAATGAGTCGTGCAGCTCTATTGTGGACTAACTAATTTATCTTTACTTGAAAGATCAATCTTTACTTGATGCACTCGAACATACCTACTTTCAGGAAGAACTCCAAGAAGCCTAATCTCCTCTACCTGTTCAACAGGCACACCAATTACAGACAAAATTTCAGCCACTGTTATCCTTTTCCTTGCTTTTTTGGTTGAATTCATTAAGTGTGAAAAATAAGAGTTGTTTGGAGAAAATGTTTGAAatccttgatgtgtctgagaaaatctaaaaatgcatctcagctctcagaactacatggagtaaacaaaaacaaagactttatttatgcaccatcaaatgtggttataatggaagtcaatggggcaaaaatagctaccaacagtaaattagggagaaaaaaatacaaatctaacaatgcatcaaaggcaatgttgttataatcgttcacatgtccaagactgacaAAAGGTAAAactaaatccagtccacaattactttttatattgaaaatgtcattttatgcattttttttccaccaaatcagtgacatttatgaatttggcaattaaagagttaaaattctttaatttttacaggttgattaacagatttatgcaaaagaaaaaaaaactattttttaaatctcATGCACTTTTGCAGTTAcaggtctaaaaaaaaaaaaaaaaaaaaaaaaaaaaaaaaatatatatatatatatatatatatatatatatatatatatatatatatatatatatatatatatattatatatatatatatatatatatatatatatatatatatatatatatatatattatttgaccTGTAACtgcaaaaggcacaaaataaattagtatgagtaattttaaaaattaattctaGAGCACTTGCACCAGAGTTTAAAGAATTAGTGATGTTAACGGTTAGTAAAATAGTTGTTCTTTAAAACTGGGAATGATACagtatgtaaaatgtaatgtttaataatgtggttcctagttatttggtcaaatattttcaaatggtgaggcaacagcatttACACAGTACTACAGGTTGGGATTTTAAcatgtgtttttatatacaagtgcaatcatgtgaacaaattaccaaaatcgATCAAGAAAATAAGACTTGGGGAGGTTCGAAAAGGCGATCTgaagatggttgtttgatgaggataattagtgTGCATgctggatgatgatgatgttttattttatatgtaattgtATTGTGAATAGGGTTACAGCCGGaacagcatccgctgcgtaaaacatatgctggattagttggcggttcattccactgtggcaagccctgattaacagagtgactaagctgaaaagataatgaatgacggaattaatgtatttgtgaataattttgttcctgttttaaaatgtggaggcactgtttgttttatgcatcacctgtgttttgaagccatactttgttttatttaacagcgaggaccacagTGGAAACAAGCTCaaggctttattgtgtttttatccttaatagttttattaaaaaatgtatgggatacttgtattttagtacagcttgtctaaaatcagataaataaataaataaattcaatttattcaattcaaataaaaaatcgTGAGAATTTGAGTGGTGAGAGAgatgaaatatattaaatatatcaaaataatcttaaaattaaaagctttaaaataacaaacaaaaaaaacaaaaacaacaacagatgc contains the following coding sequences:
- the camkvb gene encoding caM kinase-like vesicle-associated protein yields the protein MPFGCLKPGEKKDYNSPTEITDKYDLGQIVKSEEFCEIFRAKDKNTLKMYTCKKFLKKDGRKVRKAAKNEIVILKMVKHPNILQLVDVYETRKEYYLFLELATGREVFDWILDQGYYSERDTSNVIRQVMEAVAYLHSLKIVHRNLKLENLVYYNRLKHSKIVISDFHLAKLENGLIKEPCGTPEYLAPEVVGRQRYGRPVDCWALGVIMYILLSGNPPFYDEADDDDYENHDKNLFRKILAGDYEFDSPYWDEISDSAKNLVSRLMEVDQDQRLTAQEAINHEWISGNAASDKNIKENVCAQIEKNFAKAKWKKAVRVTTMMKRLRAPEHQTAAAAPAAEAAAASPSDANPAAGAQETPQAASEASTAPSSTAESLSASIEAPAVEAANAEASSAVVQPPAEPVVHIPEPEQPVPTSRCNGEASALDTVEEQSG